CGCCGGTTGCAATGCCTGGGCTACGACCCTCCACTCGTCCCTCGGCAAGGGGTTGACCGATGAAATCCTCCAGGCAGGCAGCGAGCCCCGACACCCTCGGGATGTACCTGCGGGAGATCCGCAAGATCCCCCTCCTGACACCCGAGGAGGAGCGCGAGCTGGCGCGGCGGGCCAAGCACGGCGACGAGGAGGCGATGCACGAACTCGTGCGTCACAACCTGCGTTTCGTGGTTTCGGTGGCGAAGCAATACGCCAAGAGCGCGGTGCCCTTCGAAGACCTGGTCAACGAAGGCAACCTCGGATTGATCCGCGCGGCGGAGCGCTTCGACGTGGACCGCGGCTATCGCTTCATCTCTTACGCGGTCTGGTGGGTGCGCCAGGCCATCCTGCAGTACGTCGCCGAACAGTCGCGCACGGTGCGCTTGCCGCTCAACAAGTCGGCGAGCCTGATGAAGGTCAACCGGGCTTCCATCCAGCTCAGCCAGCACCTGGGACGCGAGCCGACTCACGAGGAACTGGCCAAGCATCTGGGCATGAAGACGGCGGAGGTCGATACGGTACTGAGCATGCCGACCACGCAGTACTCGATCGACGAGCCCGCAGAAGGACGCGATCACGAGTTCCAGGTGGACACCCTGGCGGACGAGTCCGCGCCGGGACCCGAGGCCTCCACCATCGAGTCGGCACGCAACGCGGACATCGCTCATGCCTTGGCCGGACTGAATGCCCGCGAGGAGGACATCCTCAAGCGCTACTTCGGGCTGGGCGGAAACGAACCGCACACCCTCGAGCAGATCGGGAAAGTGTACCGGCTGACGCGCGAGCGTGTCCGGCAGATCCGCGATCGCGCGATCTGGCGGCTGCGCAACTCACCGGAGACCACGGCTCTGTCGGAGTACGCGCAGTAACGGCAGTCGCAGAACACTGCTTTCGCACTCCACGGCCGCATCGATGACCCGTCCCGCGACACCTCCTTCCCACGGGACGCAAGGACGCCGAGACCCTCGGCGTCCTTCTTTTTCGGCCCCGGGCTCGCAAGGCAGGCGACTCAGTAGCGCGCCAGCCAGCGCGATTGCGCGCTCACCACGTGGGTCTCGTGACCGCCACCCTGCAGGAAGAAGCGGATGCGCCACACCAGTTGCCCGGGATAGCGCTCCGGCTCGGCGTCGTAGGCGAGGAGAGCTTCGAAGGTGTTGAGGGGCACCCCTTGCTGGTGCGGTCCGGTGGCCGCCCAGATGCGCGAGCTGTCGTCCCATTCCGCCGGCAGCGGCCGCAGGCGCGCCGCCATCGAGTCGGGGACGGCCGCCGTCTGCACCGTGCCGTCCGTGTCGACGCTCACATCGAGCCCCTTGCCGGACGCGGCGCTCCGGTAGGTCAGGATCCAGGAGCCACCGCGATCCGGGAGCCAGCCCTCGTTGCCGACCCCGTTGCCCGTGACGCGGCACAACAGTGCATCCCGCGCCCAGCGCACCGCGGCGTCCGTGGCCAGCGCCTGGGCCCAGCGCGCCGCGCCGCCCGGCTTGCTGCGCTCCGGGAGCACCGGCGCGCAAGCGACCAGGAGGAGCACGAGCAGCGCTAACGCCGCCACCGCACGCACCCAGCCGCCATCGGCACGCACACCGCCAGGCGCTCGCATCTTGCTTCCCTCTGCTCTCACCCTACCTCCATCCGCGCGCACCCTGTCAGGCACTCGCACCTCGCCGTCGCTCGCCGTCCATCCCCATCAATGGGGCTCGGCGCCGGTCTCGAGCTGGCGCAAGGCGCGGGGCGCCAGCGTGTCCGCCGGATCCAGAGCCAGGATGAAGCGCCATGCCGGCACCGCCTCGGGACGACGACCCTGGTTGGTGAGCAAGATCGCCAGGTTCGTCCACGCCGGAAGATAGCGCGGGTTCGCGGCGATCGCGGCGCGAAACCCCGCCTCCGCCGCCGGCGCATCCCCCTGGGCGCCCCGGAGCGCTGCCAGGTTGTTGAGCGCTTGCTCGTGGCCCGGCACGATGGCTAGCGCGCGCCTGTAGGCCTGCGCCGCCGCCGCGGTGTCGCCCAAAGCCCGCCGGCATTCCCCCAAGTTGTTCCACGCCGCTTCACGCTCGGGCTCGAGTGCCACGGAGCGCTCGTAGGCCGCCGCGGCCTCCGCCACTCTGCGGCTTCGCCGCAGGACGTTACCCAGGTTGTACCAGCCCCGGGCGAAGTCCGGGTGTTCGCGCAGCAGGTCGCGATAGAGCACCAACGCCAGACTGTCCTGCCCGGCGCGGGAGAGCATACGCGCCAGGCCGTCGCGGAGATCGGGATTCGCGGGCGCGGTGCGCAAGGCCTCGCGGTACTCGGCGATGGCAGGACCGAACCTCTCCGCCTGGGCGTATCGGAGGGCGCTGTGCACGTGGATATCGCGCCCGACCCGGGCGCGGTCCAGATTCAATCGCGCCGGCGAGGTGAGCACGAACAGCGCCGCGGTGGCCAGGAGGAGAGCCGCTGCCTGCGCGCGCTTTCTCTGCCACAGGGCCTCGCAGATCCGGCGGCAGACATGGGTTGCCAGCACGATCAGCCACGGGGTGACGGGGATTCGATAACGATCGGTGACGAAGAAGAGAACGATGGAAGCCACGTAGAGGAGCGCGCAAGCACCGATGAAGCCCAAGACCGCTTCTGCTTCTTGCCCCGCCGCGGCGCCGCGGCGCCAGGCCCGCCACGCTTCGATCAGCGCCCACAACGCCCCCAGGAACCCCAAAGGCAGGACCGCATAGCTGTGCCAGAAGGGCAAGCGCGAGAGCGGCAGGCCGCGGGTGGCGGTCTCGAAGCACTCCACCTGGGGAAAGTAGAAGCGGTTCCAGAAGAGCACCCACTTCCAGCCGAGGAGATCCAGCGCCCGGAGCGGGTGCTCGCGCACCCAACGCTGCGTTCTCTCCACCCAGAACTGCGCCGCCACGCTCGCTGTCGCGCGCTGCCCCGTCTGCCGCTGCACGTAGCGGAGCGCCATGGGGTCATGGGCCATGTCGAAGGACTCGGGCACGAAGAAGAGGCCCGTGGCCTCCGGTCCGTTGCCGATGTACAGATTGAAACCGGCGTTGGCGGTGAGCAACAGGGGCTGCTCCGCGTGGCGCGCGTTGTAGATCCAGAGCGGCGCCAGCACGGCGGCGCACCCCAAGAGGCAGCGTCCTGCCTGGGCGAAGGAGGCCCCGCCCCGGCGCCAGGCGAACCAGGGGAAGAACACCAGGAGGAGCGCCAAGTTGCTGCCACGGCCGAGCACCGCGATGCCG
The sequence above is a segment of the Candidatus Krumholzibacteriia bacterium genome. Coding sequences within it:
- a CDS encoding tetratricopeptide repeat protein; the protein is MHSAPRQPAAGGAPAPTLPRFLLHLDAWLQRHTHAAAWCLYVCALALRALHWFTFRETLVAQVFMMDESYYHDEALNLVRGLPNPTDSYFMTPLYPLFLSLVFRLAGDSASTAYAVQLLMGGLAAPLVFLLARRAMPAAWAAAAGLAMASFAPVVFYEALLLVEWLVLLTLLAASFVAVRAPRSRLHALAAGALLGIAVLGRGSNLALLLVFFPWFAWRRGGASFAQAGRCLLGCAAVLAPLWIYNARHAEQPLLLTANAGFNLYIGNGPEATGLFFVPESFDMAHDPMALRYVQRQTGQRATASVAAQFWVERTQRWVREHPLRALDLLGWKWVLFWNRFYFPQVECFETATRGLPLSRLPFWHSYAVLPLGFLGALWALIEAWRAWRRGAAAGQEAEAVLGFIGACALLYVASIVLFFVTDRYRIPVTPWLIVLATHVCRRICEALWQRKRAQAAALLLATAALFVLTSPARLNLDRARVGRDIHVHSALRYAQAERFGPAIAEYREALRTAPANPDLRDGLARMLSRAGQDSLALVLYRDLLREHPDFARGWYNLGNVLRRSRRVAEAAAAYERSVALEPEREAAWNNLGECRRALGDTAAAAQAYRRALAIVPGHEQALNNLAALRGAQGDAPAAEAGFRAAIAANPRYLPAWTNLAILLTNQGRRPEAVPAWRFILALDPADTLAPRALRQLETGAEPH
- a CDS encoding RNA polymerase sigma factor RpoD/SigA, producing MKSSRQAASPDTLGMYLREIRKIPLLTPEEERELARRAKHGDEEAMHELVRHNLRFVVSVAKQYAKSAVPFEDLVNEGNLGLIRAAERFDVDRGYRFISYAVWWVRQAILQYVAEQSRTVRLPLNKSASLMKVNRASIQLSQHLGREPTHEELAKHLGMKTAEVDTVLSMPTTQYSIDEPAEGRDHEFQVDTLADESAPGPEASTIESARNADIAHALAGLNAREEDILKRYFGLGGNEPHTLEQIGKVYRLTRERVRQIRDRAIWRLRNSPETTALSEYAQ